A portion of the Paenibacillus hamazuiensis genome contains these proteins:
- a CDS encoding GNAT family N-acetyltransferase: MQIRRLAPDEAPPMDLLLLADPSAQMVEDYVRRGRCYVAEWNGGIAAVYVLVPTRPKTVELVNIAVSEEHQGKGIGKRMVAHAVEIARSLGFKTIEVGTGNSSVGQLALYQKCGFRITGIDRDFFVRHYEEDIVENGIHCRDMIRLSQDI, encoded by the coding sequence ATGCAAATACGCAGATTGGCGCCGGACGAGGCGCCGCCGATGGACTTGCTGCTGCTCGCGGACCCCTCCGCGCAGATGGTTGAAGATTATGTAAGACGAGGCCGGTGTTATGTGGCTGAATGGAACGGCGGCATCGCAGCGGTATACGTGCTTGTGCCGACAAGGCCAAAGACGGTGGAGCTGGTCAACATCGCGGTCAGCGAGGAACACCAGGGCAAGGGCATAGGGAAGCGGATGGTGGCCCATGCCGTGGAAATTGCCCGATCGCTGGGGTTTAAAACGATCGAGGTGGGCACAGGAAATTCGAGTGTCGGCCAATTGGCTTTATATCAAAAATGCGGTTTCAGAATCACCGGCATAGATCGCGATTTCTTCGTCAGACACTATGAGGAGGACATCGTCGAAAACGGCATTCACTGCCGCGACATGATCCGGCTGTCTCAGGATATATAA
- a CDS encoding winged helix-turn-helix transcriptional regulator: MSVRRSRYADLADREGCPVETTLDVIGGKWKGIILYHLIDGPKRFNEFRRIHPGITQFMLTLQLRELERDGIVHREVYKEVPPKVEYSLTEFGRTLEPIILAMRTWGEQFRIKLADIREQAEQESEA, from the coding sequence ATGAGCGTTCGAAGAAGCCGATATGCGGACCTTGCGGACAGGGAAGGTTGTCCGGTTGAAACGACCCTCGATGTGATCGGAGGCAAATGGAAAGGAATCATCCTGTATCACCTGATCGACGGCCCGAAAAGATTCAACGAATTCCGGCGCATTCACCCGGGGATTACGCAATTTATGCTCACACTGCAGCTTCGCGAACTGGAGCGCGACGGCATCGTTCATCGCGAAGTGTATAAGGAGGTGCCGCCCAAAGTCGAATATTCGCTGACGGAATTCGGCAGGACGCTGGAGCCCATCATCCTCGCCATGAGAACTTGGGGAGAGCAGTTCAGGATCAAGCTGGCCGATATCAGGGAACAGGCGGAGCAGGAGAGCGAAGCTTGA
- a CDS encoding WD40/YVTN/BNR-like repeat-containing protein produces MNKQTRTALTDFWWINAKTGFVWGAQSDGLKVFRTDDGGANWSSITPDGYKISQGVFQKGRGVVFTDSEHGWIGASMEERPAMILSTVNGGRGWVNTPLDKATYPLAASFITPKIGWLLTSTDAAMGSSEKALYSTQDGGAAWNLVTQTEYNDDPSRAGALPLRGFADGGLIFTDPRIGWLPLTNYDYVPTLYRTKDGGKTWAQVELPVPDDRKGSLMNLIGAPVFCSQEKGRGWLQVGTKISDDRWLIDAYTTADGGEHWTLTPLGLEGIVFILDSANIWGWKDGTFVHTPDSGKTWEVLAWSGVLADAGQDYPRPLEMQFLTPQIGWLLLGSEDGRHSLLLGTQDGGASWAVM; encoded by the coding sequence GTGAATAAACAAACTCGGACTGCTTTAACCGATTTTTGGTGGATTAACGCTAAAACCGGCTTCGTTTGGGGTGCTCAAAGCGACGGGCTTAAGGTGTTCCGAACCGACGATGGCGGCGCCAACTGGAGCAGCATCACGCCGGACGGCTATAAAATATCGCAAGGTGTTTTTCAAAAAGGCCGCGGCGTCGTTTTTACGGATTCGGAACATGGCTGGATCGGGGCGTCGATGGAAGAACGGCCGGCCATGATATTAAGCACTGTGAACGGCGGCCGCGGGTGGGTGAATACCCCTTTGGACAAAGCCACTTATCCGCTGGCTGCTTCTTTCATCACCCCTAAGATCGGCTGGTTGCTCACATCCACCGACGCGGCCATGGGAAGCTCGGAAAAAGCGCTTTATTCGACCCAGGACGGAGGAGCGGCATGGAACTTGGTGACGCAGACGGAATATAACGATGATCCGAGCCGGGCGGGAGCCCTTCCTCTGCGGGGATTCGCAGACGGTGGGCTCATTTTTACGGACCCTCGAATCGGATGGCTTCCCCTTACGAATTATGACTACGTTCCTACCCTGTACCGCACTAAAGACGGCGGAAAGACGTGGGCCCAAGTCGAATTGCCCGTTCCGGACGACCGCAAGGGCAGCCTGATGAATTTGATCGGAGCCCCGGTCTTTTGTTCGCAAGAAAAAGGCCGCGGCTGGCTGCAGGTTGGCACCAAAATAAGCGACGACCGTTGGCTGATTGATGCATACACCACTGCAGACGGGGGAGAGCATTGGACATTAACCCCGTTAGGATTGGAAGGGATCGTGTTTATTCTGGATTCCGCCAACATCTGGGGATGGAAAGATGGAACGTTCGTCCATACCCCGGATTCCGGAAAAACATGGGAAGTTCTCGCCTGGAGCGGAGTTTTGGCCGATGCCGGGCAAGATTACCCCCGCCCTCTCGAAATGCAGTTTCTTACACCGCAAATCGGCTGGCTTCTCCTCGGCTCCGAGGATGGGCGGCATTCGCTGCTGCTCGGCACGCAAGATGGGGGCGCGAGTTGGGCCGTTATGTAG
- a CDS encoding ABC transporter substrate-binding protein, with product MAVTAGWRGKVSLIVSGSLLLAAATGCTGGSGNTGQPAASPGETAASGKFDTNLTANLSMYVDISLPDEWYKKFIIDPVMKKFPNVKLELVRRAKGVTPSELVVADAFPDILYNSPPRLNEYKELGLLYDMSELIKKYNVDLSKLNQPAMETIKQLADKGQIVGLPFWVNWSALYYNKDIFDKFGEPYPKDGMTWEETIELSKRLTKTDNGTSYRGLDHSLNGFAGQMSLGFVDAATEKPALLQAEGFKRSYELLLSLYKIPGNQDRKTAPKDAFLKEKTLAMWPMYADVPSWIAELEAKGEKFNWDMVQIPALKEAPGVSLAVDSHNLHVTSSSKNKEAAFQVIMYLLSEGPQLELVKNGFLTSSTDQEINKHFGEAMPTLKGKNLKPVFNSTPAPKGPMHKFDSIVSSEYNKAFAGVENGSKDINSALREASELAEKRIEEAKKK from the coding sequence ATGGCAGTTACGGCGGGTTGGAGAGGAAAAGTATCGCTGATCGTTTCCGGATCGCTGCTGCTCGCGGCGGCGACGGGGTGTACGGGAGGGAGCGGAAATACGGGGCAACCCGCCGCTTCACCCGGGGAAACGGCAGCATCGGGCAAGTTCGATACGAATTTGACTGCGAATTTATCGATGTATGTGGACATCAGCTTGCCGGACGAGTGGTATAAGAAATTTATCATCGATCCGGTGATGAAGAAGTTTCCGAACGTCAAGCTGGAGCTTGTGCGAAGGGCCAAAGGGGTTACGCCAAGCGAGCTTGTCGTGGCGGACGCGTTCCCGGATATTTTGTACAACAGCCCGCCGAGGCTGAACGAATACAAGGAGCTGGGGCTGCTGTACGACATGAGCGAGCTGATCAAAAAATACAACGTCGACCTGAGCAAACTGAACCAGCCGGCGATGGAGACGATCAAACAATTGGCGGATAAAGGCCAAATTGTCGGCCTGCCGTTTTGGGTGAACTGGTCGGCGCTGTACTACAACAAGGATATTTTCGACAAGTTCGGCGAACCGTATCCGAAAGACGGCATGACCTGGGAGGAAACGATCGAGCTCTCCAAGCGGCTCACCAAAACGGACAACGGCACGAGCTACAGAGGGCTTGATCATTCGCTTAACGGTTTCGCAGGCCAGATGTCACTCGGCTTCGTGGATGCAGCAACGGAAAAACCGGCGCTGCTGCAGGCCGAAGGCTTCAAGCGCTCCTACGAGCTGCTGCTCAGCCTGTACAAAATTCCCGGCAACCAGGATAGAAAAACGGCTCCCAAAGACGCATTCCTCAAAGAAAAAACGCTCGCCATGTGGCCGATGTACGCGGACGTCCCGTCGTGGATCGCCGAGCTCGAAGCGAAGGGCGAGAAATTCAACTGGGACATGGTGCAAATTCCGGCCCTGAAGGAGGCGCCCGGCGTGTCGCTGGCCGTCGATTCGCACAACCTGCATGTGACAAGCAGCAGCAAAAACAAGGAAGCCGCGTTCCAGGTCATCATGTATTTGCTGTCCGAGGGGCCGCAGCTGGAGCTTGTCAAAAACGGCTTCTTGACCTCCTCCACGGATCAGGAGATTAACAAGCATTTCGGGGAGGCGATGCCGACCCTCAAAGGGAAAAACTTGAAGCCGGTCTTTAACTCGACCCCGGCCCCGAAAGGCCCGATGCACAAGTTCGACTCGATCGTATCGAGCGAGTACAACAAGGCGTTTGCAGGTGTCGAAAACGGGAGCAAGGACATCAACTCCGCTTTGCGCGAAGCTTCGGAGCTCGCCGAGAAGCGGATCGAGGAAGCGAAGAAGAAATAA
- a CDS encoding glycoside hydrolase family 28 protein has translation MAIYDITQYGARGDGQADNTAAIAEAIEACEAGGGGTVYVPAGTYLTGPIALKSRMTLYIEAGATLKFSDRFDDYPAAKTRWSGYECYGYHPLVYGCGLTQVAIKGEGVIEGQGQAWWNAYREVKKGIFPESAVREQLLELNRGLLTSTKSNIAEWESGFFRPALLQLLDCEQVVLEGITLQNSPFWNTHLVYCSNVSVRGVHFKNPSDTPNGDGFDVDSCSNVRISDCHFDVGDDCLCFKSGIDEDGRRVGRPTEHVTVTNCTMLHGHGGVVFGSECAGGIRDIVISNCVFIGTDRGIRLKTNRARGGGVENVRISNIFMKDVLCPLAINAFYRYGVDESNPLMTSSEAVPITEGTSVIRHLHISDVTAKNCRAAAGFIYGLPERPIEDVSLRNVVFEMVADPDEKGGEPDMVNPERIMAGEGILCKHVKHMDVQGVRVETRQGPALLLENVEGFDIAGLKMHLQHPGTPVVRLRDAADVSVAGPAGADGYVLAEGSSRNVSYNGKLLGK, from the coding sequence ATGGCCATCTACGACATTACGCAGTACGGCGCCCGCGGCGACGGGCAAGCCGACAATACGGCGGCGATCGCTGAGGCGATCGAAGCTTGCGAGGCGGGCGGCGGAGGTACGGTATATGTGCCGGCCGGCACTTATTTGACCGGGCCGATTGCGCTGAAAAGCCGCATGACGCTGTACATCGAAGCAGGAGCGACGCTGAAATTTTCCGACCGGTTCGACGATTACCCGGCGGCGAAGACGCGCTGGTCCGGTTACGAATGCTACGGCTACCATCCGCTCGTGTACGGCTGCGGACTGACGCAGGTGGCGATCAAAGGCGAAGGCGTGATCGAAGGGCAAGGACAAGCGTGGTGGAACGCCTATCGTGAAGTGAAGAAGGGAATTTTCCCGGAATCGGCCGTTCGAGAGCAGCTTCTGGAGCTGAACCGCGGGCTGCTGACGTCGACCAAAAGCAATATCGCGGAGTGGGAATCCGGCTTTTTCCGTCCGGCGCTGCTGCAGCTGCTCGATTGCGAGCAGGTGGTGCTGGAGGGGATCACGCTGCAAAACTCGCCGTTCTGGAATACGCATCTCGTCTATTGCAGCAATGTCAGCGTGCGTGGGGTTCATTTTAAAAATCCGTCGGACACGCCGAACGGCGACGGCTTCGACGTCGATTCTTGCAGCAACGTGCGCATTTCCGACTGCCATTTCGACGTAGGCGACGACTGCCTCTGCTTCAAATCGGGCATCGACGAGGACGGACGCCGCGTCGGCAGACCGACCGAGCATGTGACGGTGACGAACTGCACGATGCTGCACGGCCACGGCGGCGTCGTGTTCGGCAGCGAATGCGCCGGAGGCATCCGCGATATCGTCATCTCGAACTGCGTGTTCATCGGCACCGACCGCGGCATCCGGCTCAAAACGAACCGCGCCCGCGGAGGCGGTGTGGAAAATGTGCGGATCAGCAATATTTTCATGAAGGACGTGCTGTGCCCGCTGGCGATCAACGCCTTTTACCGATACGGAGTGGACGAGTCCAATCCGCTCATGACGAGCTCCGAGGCGGTGCCGATCACGGAAGGCACGTCGGTCATCAGGCATCTGCACATCAGCGACGTGACTGCGAAAAATTGCCGCGCCGCGGCCGGCTTCATCTACGGGCTTCCGGAGCGGCCGATCGAAGACGTGTCGCTGCGAAACGTCGTCTTCGAGATGGTCGCCGACCCGGATGAGAAGGGTGGAGAGCCGGATATGGTGAATCCGGAGCGCATTATGGCCGGGGAGGGCATTTTGTGCAAGCATGTGAAGCACATGGATGTCCAGGGCGTGCGCGTCGAGACGCGGCAAGGACCGGCGCTGCTGCTCGAAAACGTCGAAGGCTTCGACATCGCCGGCCTGAAAATGCACCTTCAGCATCCCGGTACCCCGGTGGTGAGGCTGCGGGACGCAGCCGATGTGAGCGTCGCCGGTCCCGCCGGAGCGGACGGCTATGTGCTCGCCGAAGGCAGCAGCCGGAACGTGAGCTACAACGGCAAGCTGTTAGGTAAATAA
- a CDS encoding DoxX family protein has translation MRNEVGTLVLRVVLGITFLVHGLQKFQTIDGISGWFQSIGLPSFMAYAVTGIEILGGIGLIIGFGTRIISLFIAAIMVGAIVKVKLSAGFLGNGQMAGWELDLALLAVAVHLLIGGSYMFSLDGFLKRDSQSGISEAA, from the coding sequence ATGAGAAATGAAGTCGGAACGCTTGTGTTAAGAGTCGTATTGGGGATAACGTTTTTGGTCCACGGTTTGCAAAAATTTCAAACGATTGACGGGATCTCCGGATGGTTCCAAAGCATCGGATTGCCGTCGTTTATGGCTTACGCCGTAACCGGTATTGAAATACTGGGCGGGATCGGCTTGATCATCGGTTTTGGCACGCGGATCATCTCTTTGTTTATCGCCGCTATCATGGTCGGTGCGATTGTGAAGGTAAAATTGTCGGCGGGATTTTTGGGGAACGGCCAGATGGCCGGTTGGGAGCTTGACCTGGCTCTGCTCGCCGTAGCGGTACATCTTTTGATCGGCGGCAGCTACATGTTCTCGTTAGACGGATTTTTAAAAAGAGACAGCCAGAGCGGGATCAGCGAGGCGGCGTAA
- a CDS encoding ATP-binding protein yields MSDHDELAERRRKNLKVIQFDKDEHSLVESEKPKETFADVGGMEDVKKKIRMNFILPLKQPEVFAAYGKEAGGSLLLFGPPGCGKTFLARAVAGEIDANFIHIELQAILSMYVGQSEHNLHDIFEKARENKPCVIFIDELDAMGGNRHQMRQHHDRMLVNQLLLELDGLQERNDNVFVIGATNTPWYLDSALRRPGRFNHLVFVPPPEEAERQTILGLKLAGKPAETLNLSKIAAETKFFSGADLEQIVKDAVESAMERTFETGEIQPITQDDLRKAAKSRKATTLDWFATAKNYATFSDVNGDYQIVLDYVKKHGIK; encoded by the coding sequence ATGTCCGATCATGACGAGCTGGCCGAGAGACGGCGCAAAAATTTAAAAGTGATCCAATTCGATAAAGACGAGCACTCGCTGGTCGAATCGGAAAAACCGAAGGAGACTTTTGCCGATGTCGGCGGCATGGAAGATGTGAAGAAGAAAATCAGGATGAACTTTATTCTGCCGCTGAAACAGCCGGAGGTTTTCGCCGCTTACGGGAAGGAAGCAGGAGGCAGCTTGCTGCTGTTCGGGCCGCCGGGCTGCGGCAAAACGTTTCTGGCACGCGCCGTGGCGGGAGAGATCGACGCCAACTTCATACATATCGAACTGCAGGCGATATTATCCATGTACGTGGGGCAAAGCGAGCATAATCTGCATGACATCTTCGAGAAAGCCAGGGAAAATAAACCGTGCGTCATTTTCATTGACGAGCTGGACGCCATGGGCGGCAACCGCCATCAGATGAGGCAGCACCACGACCGGATGCTTGTCAACCAGCTGCTTCTCGAGCTGGACGGGCTGCAGGAGCGAAACGATAACGTATTTGTCATAGGCGCAACCAATACTCCATGGTATCTCGATTCGGCATTGCGGCGTCCGGGCCGCTTCAACCATCTTGTGTTCGTTCCGCCTCCGGAAGAGGCTGAACGCCAGACGATTCTCGGGCTGAAGCTTGCCGGAAAGCCGGCGGAAACGCTGAATTTGTCCAAAATTGCCGCAGAGACCAAATTTTTCTCCGGAGCCGACCTGGAGCAGATCGTCAAGGATGCGGTCGAATCCGCGATGGAGCGGACGTTCGAAACCGGCGAAATTCAGCCGATCACGCAGGACGATCTGCGGAAAGCGGCCAAATCCAGAAAGGCAACGACGCTGGACTGGTTTGCGACGGCGAAAAATTACGCCACCTTCAGCGATGTAAACGGCGATTACCAAATCGTTCTGGATTACGTCAAGAAGCACGGCATCAAGTAA
- a CDS encoding MFS transporter has translation MARNYSLMTAVLCWSGLAVMSSLYVTIPLTALFAGHFGVTMTQAAAAGSVYSLGFAAGCLVYGAVSDKYGRRKVIVIGLIALTFVSLLLGTADSFSSIIALRCLQGAAAATFSPVALAYAVEMYPPEKRVTAIGFISTGFLVAGIVGQVVSSLISELYGWNAVFYLLAAVYAATVMLVLRLLPKGEIQNASARISEPLAQIGKVFGQKQLVFCYIVALVLLMTFVSMYTVLGSYLTGPEFGLNSRQVLYIRSAGVLGMLVSPFAGRLARRFGVRTVLRGGLLVAAASLAAMGVTPDLSFLVCVSLVFVAGIALSVPSLIALVGQWGGKARGIAVSVYTFILFAGTSVGPVLSVRLMQMGSYSLTFALLALILGAGLLAACLIRGDASEKTTAG, from the coding sequence ATGGCAAGAAATTATTCCTTGATGACCGCCGTCTTATGCTGGTCCGGCCTGGCGGTCATGTCGAGTCTGTACGTTACGATTCCGCTTACCGCGTTGTTTGCCGGGCATTTTGGCGTCACCATGACGCAAGCTGCGGCTGCCGGCAGCGTGTACTCGCTCGGATTCGCGGCCGGATGTCTCGTTTACGGTGCCGTATCCGACAAGTACGGGAGGAGGAAGGTCATCGTTATCGGACTTATCGCGTTGACCTTCGTCTCGCTTCTGCTTGGAACGGCCGACAGCTTTTCATCGATTATTGCGCTTAGGTGCTTGCAAGGTGCGGCGGCGGCGACATTTTCTCCTGTCGCTTTGGCTTATGCGGTAGAGATGTACCCTCCGGAGAAGCGTGTGACGGCGATCGGTTTTATCAGCACGGGTTTTCTGGTTGCCGGCATCGTCGGTCAGGTCGTCAGCAGTTTGATCAGCGAGTTATACGGCTGGAATGCGGTATTTTATTTGCTGGCCGCCGTTTACGCGGCCACCGTGATGCTCGTGCTCAGGCTGCTGCCCAAAGGCGAGATTCAGAATGCAAGCGCCCGGATATCGGAGCCGCTCGCGCAAATCGGAAAAGTGTTCGGACAGAAACAGCTCGTCTTTTGTTATATCGTTGCGTTAGTGCTGCTCATGACATTTGTCAGCATGTACACAGTATTGGGAAGTTATTTGACCGGACCCGAATTCGGATTGAACAGCCGGCAGGTTCTTTACATTCGTTCTGCGGGCGTTTTGGGAATGCTTGTTTCTCCTTTCGCAGGAAGGCTGGCGAGACGCTTCGGGGTCCGTACGGTATTGCGAGGCGGGCTGCTTGTCGCGGCAGCGAGTCTCGCAGCGATGGGCGTCACCCCCGATTTGTCCTTTCTCGTGTGCGTGAGCCTGGTGTTTGTGGCAGGAATCGCGCTCTCCGTGCCGTCGCTTATTGCCCTCGTCGGACAATGGGGCGGCAAAGCACGAGGGATTGCCGTTTCGGTTTACACATTCATTTTGTTCGCGGGCACGAGTGTGGGGCCGGTCTTATCGGTTCGTTTGATGCAAATGGGCAGCTATTCGCTTACATTTGCCTTGCTGGCGCTCATCCTCGGTGCCGGATTGCTGGCCGCTTGTTTGATTCGGGGGGATGCGTCGGAAAAAACGACGGCAGGCTGA
- a CDS encoding tetratricopeptide repeat protein produces MEKQSIQSAFAAAHQLIEWKRYKEALKEAEQALRLDPEDPDAFALIARIHLLMDNNEQALHWAGEALARDPEHRLAWYVRVAVYYENGDDPKFEAALREALRIDPYEAHYYFLKANRLNKKGKFKESKEQLQHALEIEPESSLYLATLSYTEALLGNTAESKDLDRQAVQRDAEEPHTLLYLAWAASHRGDYGLQETYMRNAVRLNPESKQFQDEYLEALQISNRVYRFVLWPTKMLRKMKPWQVFVTWAAAWLLFKPLMILFIILYVLTHWVTKGIVHVRVFGWRRR; encoded by the coding sequence ATGGAGAAACAATCGATTCAATCGGCCTTTGCCGCGGCACATCAGCTCATCGAGTGGAAACGGTATAAGGAAGCGCTCAAGGAAGCGGAGCAGGCGCTTCGTCTGGACCCGGAGGACCCGGATGCATTTGCGCTAATCGCCCGAATCCATCTGCTTATGGACAATAATGAGCAAGCGCTGCATTGGGCGGGTGAAGCGCTCGCCCGGGATCCGGAGCACCGGCTGGCCTGGTATGTGCGCGTGGCGGTTTATTACGAGAACGGAGACGATCCGAAATTCGAAGCGGCGCTCCGCGAAGCGCTGCGCATCGACCCGTATGAAGCTCATTATTATTTTTTGAAAGCAAATCGGCTAAACAAAAAAGGAAAATTCAAGGAATCGAAGGAGCAGCTGCAGCACGCTTTGGAAATCGAACCGGAATCTTCGCTTTATTTGGCGACTTTAAGTTATACCGAGGCGCTTCTGGGAAACACGGCCGAATCCAAAGACCTCGACCGTCAAGCAGTCCAACGCGATGCGGAGGAACCGCACACGCTCCTGTATTTGGCCTGGGCGGCGTCGCACCGCGGAGATTACGGGCTGCAGGAGACTTACATGCGAAATGCCGTCCGGCTGAACCCGGAAAGCAAGCAGTTTCAGGATGAATATTTGGAGGCGCTGCAGATCAGTAACCGGGTGTACCGTTTTGTTCTATGGCCTACGAAAATGTTGCGAAAAATGAAGCCCTGGCAAGTCTTCGTTACATGGGCTGCCGCATGGCTTTTGTTTAAACCGCTTATGATCCTTTTTATCATATTATATGTACTCACGCATTGGGTGACGAAAGGGATCGTCCACGTTCGTGTGTTCGGATGGAGACGCCGGTAA
- a CDS encoding MDR family MFS transporter: protein MIKQENNKTLILIGLLLGVIFSELDQTVVSTALPTIIRDLHGLSLYGWVAGIYMLSITMFMPIFGKLADLYGRKKIYLSCVALFMAGSVICGLADSMTVLLIGRGIQGIGAGGLMPLGMIIIGDTFPLEQRAKVQSMIGPLLILPQLLGPTVGGFFVSHVSWHWIFLINIPIGLVSAFIVSKGLRETVSSEKKAIDWAGAFTLVLSMLALLMAPVLIDIKGYTWGSPVIIGLLAASALLIAIFIRIEARAVEPIIPLALFRNRSVVVLSCIVFLTMLGIMGGMSGFPFFAQNVMGMTPTASGYLSLAFMAGAIPASIVCGNLITKIAYKYLFLVSFLFPIVSYVLLAQIHVGTTAMYIVASFFIMGLGIGVLFGGDNLIVQESVEKEHTGVGVATVQLFQSIGATLGFSIFGSLLSRNITGGIAGLSGQFPAGTGETIMNGGIPAGLPADLILQIKTVFAEAFQNIFAIGIGFAVAAFIACWFMRKERLTAKEEPAAIPAAVDVPNVQ from the coding sequence ATGATCAAGCAAGAAAACAACAAAACGTTAATCCTTATCGGTCTGCTGCTCGGAGTTATTTTCTCGGAGCTGGACCAAACGGTCGTCTCGACCGCTTTGCCGACCATCATCCGCGATTTGCACGGCTTGTCGCTGTACGGATGGGTGGCGGGAATTTACATGCTTTCGATTACGATGTTCATGCCGATTTTCGGCAAACTGGCCGATCTTTACGGCCGCAAAAAAATTTATTTGAGCTGCGTCGCGCTTTTCATGGCCGGTTCCGTTATTTGCGGGCTGGCGGATTCGATGACCGTGCTGCTGATCGGCAGAGGCATCCAGGGAATCGGCGCAGGCGGGCTTATGCCGCTCGGGATGATCATCATCGGCGATACGTTTCCGCTGGAACAGCGGGCGAAGGTGCAGAGCATGATCGGACCGCTCCTTATTTTGCCGCAGCTGCTCGGGCCTACGGTAGGTGGATTTTTCGTCAGCCATGTGAGCTGGCACTGGATTTTTCTGATCAACATTCCGATCGGACTGGTCTCCGCCTTCATCGTTTCCAAAGGCTTGCGCGAAACGGTGAGCAGCGAGAAGAAAGCGATCGACTGGGCAGGGGCGTTTACGCTCGTGTTGTCCATGCTGGCGCTGCTGATGGCGCCGGTATTGATCGACATCAAAGGTTATACCTGGGGCTCCCCGGTCATCATCGGACTGCTCGCCGCATCCGCGCTGCTTATCGCGATTTTCATCCGAATCGAAGCGAGGGCCGTCGAGCCGATCATTCCGCTTGCGCTGTTCAGAAACCGCTCCGTCGTCGTCTTGTCCTGCATCGTGTTTCTGACGATGCTGGGGATTATGGGAGGCATGTCCGGGTTTCCGTTCTTCGCGCAAAACGTCATGGGGATGACGCCCACCGCATCCGGCTATTTGTCCCTGGCGTTTATGGCGGGGGCGATCCCGGCGAGCATTGTCTGCGGCAATCTTATTACGAAGATCGCCTACAAGTATCTTTTCCTTGTATCGTTTCTTTTTCCGATCGTCAGCTACGTGCTGCTGGCGCAAATTCATGTCGGAACAACGGCCATGTACATCGTTGCATCGTTTTTCATCATGGGGCTCGGCATAGGCGTTCTGTTCGGCGGGGACAACCTGATCGTGCAGGAGTCCGTCGAGAAGGAGCATACCGGAGTCGGGGTGGCCACCGTGCAGCTGTTCCAATCGATCGGAGCTACGCTTGGGTTCAGCATCTTCGGCAGCCTGCTTTCCCGAAATATTACCGGCGGGATTGCCGGACTGTCCGGGCAATTCCCTGCGGGAACCGGGGAGACAATCATGAACGGCGGCATTCCCGCAGGACTGCCGGCCGATTTGATCCTGCAGATCAAGACGGTATTCGCCGAAGCGTTCCAAAACATTTTCGCCATTGGCATCGGATTTGCCGTCGCCGCCTTTATCGCCTGCTGGTTCATGAGAAAAGAGCGCCTCACGGCCAAAGAGGAGCCGGCTGCCATCCCGGCCGCGGTTGACGTTCCCAACGTACAGTGA
- a CDS encoding winged helix-turn-helix transcriptional regulator — MNGDYTLCPKFEAAFELLGKRWTGLIIRILLSGPKRFKDISGIVPHMSDRMLSERFKELEAEGILIRHVFDEIPVRIEYELTEKGKALAPMMSECEKWAERWMA, encoded by the coding sequence ATGAACGGCGACTACACATTGTGCCCGAAATTCGAGGCCGCTTTCGAGCTGCTCGGCAAGCGCTGGACCGGACTTATCATCCGGATTCTTTTGAGCGGACCCAAACGATTCAAAGATATTTCGGGCATCGTTCCCCATATGAGCGACCGCATGCTTTCGGAGCGGTTTAAAGAGCTGGAGGCCGAGGGCATTCTGATCCGGCACGTTTTTGACGAAATCCCTGTAAGGATTGAATATGAACTGACCGAAAAAGGAAAAGCACTCGCTCCGATGATGAGCGAGTGCGAAAAGTGGGCGGAACGCTGGATGGCTTAA
- a CDS encoding MarR family winged helix-turn-helix transcriptional regulator produces MKGKPAKDLSADGQLPKLGIRPYVDLMDRTAGKDTDRTSARLGLMMLWLGDNILDLMDEELAPFGITESKLDLLLLLTLHEGRELVTPSAIADRLGIRRASATALLDWLEKRGWIARGQSAKDRRMVHVAITAEGRELVGKVMPAFWSACASLAGELEPEERAALERIAAKLNEKIEKRLGVGR; encoded by the coding sequence ATGAAAGGAAAACCCGCCAAAGATTTGTCGGCAGACGGACAACTGCCCAAGCTGGGGATCCGGCCTTATGTAGACTTGATGGACAGAACGGCCGGAAAAGATACGGACCGGACATCGGCACGGCTCGGATTGATGATGCTGTGGCTCGGCGATAACATACTGGACCTGATGGACGAGGAGCTGGCACCGTTCGGCATTACCGAGAGCAAGCTCGACCTGCTGCTGCTGCTCACGCTGCATGAAGGCAGGGAGCTGGTCACGCCTTCGGCGATTGCGGACCGGCTTGGCATCCGGCGGGCTTCGGCGACGGCTTTGCTCGATTGGTTGGAGAAGCGGGGCTGGATTGCCCGCGGGCAAAGCGCCAAAGATCGCCGCATGGTTCATGTCGCCATCACCGCGGAAGGCCGGGAACTAGTGGGCAAAGTTATGCCGGCATTCTGGTCGGCTTGCGCTTCCCTGGCAGGCGAGCTGGAGCCTGAGGAGCGGGCGGCGCTCGAGAGAATTGCCGCAAAGCTGAACGAAAAAATAGAGAAAAGGCTGGGAGTGGGGCGATAA